The sequence AGCAGCTGGAACGCGCCGTGGGCGTGCAACTGCTGGACCGGAGCGGCCGCAGCGTACGCCTCACCGACGCCGGCGAGGCGTACGTCCACTACGCCCGGCGCGCCCTGCGGGACCTGAGCGCCGCCGAACGGGCCGTCTTCGACGTGGCAGACCTGTCCCGCGGCAGCCTGCGGCTGGCGGCGACCCCGACGTTCACCGCCTATCTCATCGGGCCGCTGATCGCCGAGATGCACGCCCGCCACCCCGGCATCACCCTGGATGTCAAAGAGATGACGCAAGACCGCATCGAGTCGGGACTACTGGCCGACGAGCTCGATCTCGGAATCGCGTTCTGTGATCGCCATCTGCCCGGCATCGGCGGCACCGCCCTGTTCATGGAGACCCTCAGTCTCGTCGTCAGCGCCCATGACTCCGACGGCGAGCACCTCCGGCCGATGCCCGTCCGAGATCTCGCCACGCGGCGGCTCGCGCTCCTCAGCGGCGAGTTCGCCACCCGAGGGCACATCGACGCCTACTTCAGGCGACAGAGTGTCAGCCCCCGCATCGTGGTGGAGGCGAACTCCATCCAGGCCCTCATCGAAATCGTTCAGCGCAGCTCCGTCGCCACCGTCCTCCCCGACGCCGTCACCCACGACCACCCCGGCCTGAGCCCGATCCCGCTCGCACCGGCCCTGCCCACCCGCACCGTCACTCTGCTGCGGCGGGAAAACGCCTACCAAAGCGCCGCCGCCCGCGCCTTCAGCGCCGCCGTCGGCGACCATGTCCGTGCACGTGGGTACGCTCCCGCCTGAGCGGACGTGCCAGTGAGCATCCCTCCGTTCTCCGGACATCTGGCCTGAGGTCACGCTTGATCATCAGGTTCGCGGGGCCTCAGGACTGGTCGCAGGTCGCGGGGCAGAACTTGACCTCGGGGTAGCGCGGGGACGGCCTGTCCAGGAGGGGCTGCCGCTTGGACTTCAGGTGCTGGTCGAGGAAGGCTGCCACGTAGGAGCGGGTGAGCTCGGCGGCGCGCGCCGCGGGCAGAACGCCGTAGGCGGGCGTGATACCGAGGGTGCCAGCCATCAGCGGGCCGTCGGTGAAGGACTGATGTTCCGCGCCCGACAGCACGAGCCAGCGCTTCCACCCGGTCAGCAGCTTCCAGTCGCGCTCCCACGAAGTGTCGCGACCGCCGGGGACGTGCTGCGGCGA comes from Streptosporangium roseum DSM 43021 and encodes:
- the cynR gene encoding transcriptional regulator CynR, which encodes MTPELRHLRYLIAVAEHGNFTRAAEDLRISQPTLSQQIKQLERAVGVQLLDRSGRSVRLTDAGEAYVHYARRALRDLSAAERAVFDVADLSRGSLRLAATPTFTAYLIGPLIAEMHARHPGITLDVKEMTQDRIESGLLADELDLGIAFCDRHLPGIGGTALFMETLSLVVSAHDSDGEHLRPMPVRDLATRRLALLSGEFATRGHIDAYFRRQSVSPRIVVEANSIQALIEIVQRSSVATVLPDAVTHDHPGLSPIPLAPALPTRTVTLLRRENAYQSAAARAFSAAVGDHVRARGYAPA